A genomic window from Salvia splendens isolate huo1 chromosome 11, SspV2, whole genome shotgun sequence includes:
- the LOC121755028 gene encoding uncharacterized protein LOC121755028, whose amino-acid sequence MEAKLLTAAASSTVVAPCISKPSPRFAYKSWERNCTLPFQSPRNLRIGARASASAAPTLRLEDTRVLMSILSSLISYLLPPLEYPQLAARSCSDLEVTDSNPATRWETFGLNLQTWPSKISRIGLVEFCQRRP is encoded by the exons ATGGAGGCTAAGCTGTTGACTGCTGCTGCCTCTTCCACCGTGGTCGCCCCCTGCATTTCTAAACCCTCGCCCAGATTCGCATACAAATCTTGGGAAAGGAATTGCACCCTCCCATTTCAGAGCCCCAGGAATTTGAGGATTGGCGCTCGAGCTTCAGCTTCGGCAGCACCTACTCTTAG GTTGGAAGATACAAGAGTCCTGATGAGCATCCTTTCTTCCCTGATATCTTACCTGTTGCCTCCACTTGAGTATCCACAG TTGGCAGCGCGGAGCTGTAGTGATCTTGAGGTCACAGATTCAAACCCCGCCACCCGCtgggagactttcggccttaatctaCAAACCTGGCCTAGCAAGATTAGTCGAATTGGATTAGTCGAATTTTGTCAAAGGcggccttaa
- the LOC121753830 gene encoding protein IMPAIRED IN BABA-INDUCED STERILITY 1-like: MGCVSSKKIRCDSPLYEDVRSVSCLGSSKRRSNNIKEELDEAAAVELVKAEADEESERNKRCDREDTSSQLKKHVPRRQSQGELVAAGWPVWLTTVASEAIDGWVPLRADAYERLDKIGQGTYSNVYRARDLKSNKIVAVKKVRFDNFQAESVRFMAREIMILRMLDHPNVMKLEGIITSRLSSTIYLVFEYMEHDLAGLLSCPDITFSESQVKCLMRQVLSGLDHCHSRGIMHRDIKSSNILVNNQGVLKIADFGLAYFTRPKTREPLTNRVVTLWYRPPELLLGSTNYGGEVDLWSVGCVFAELFMGRPILKGRTEVEQLHKIFRLCGTPPEEYWRTSRLPLASMFKPQNPYDSMLRERCSELPKGAVDLIESLLAIQPAKRGTAASALDSEYFKMRPYPCDPSSMPKFPPNKEMDAKAREDERRMKGLSSSSRRLRKESSDLCRAVGRRNNNNKQSLDTKSDVSAASISTQDSITSTKSVPVAIAQRSISQKSLEPSPLVSARSQLRLHRPGGSFDSAEISDMPQFSENDQPRLSLRRSRFHKD, from the exons ATGGGTTGTGTCAGCTCCAAGAAAATAAGGTGCGATTCTCCGCTTTACGAGGATGTCCGCTCCGTCTCCTGCCTCGGCAGCAGCAAACGGCGGTCTAACAACATTAAGGAGGAGCTGGACGAGGCCGCCGCGGTGGAACTGGTGAAAGCGGAGGCAGACGAGGAATCGGAGAGGAACAAGAGATGCGACCGCGAAGACACCTCCTCGCAGTTGAAGAAGCATGTTCCCCGGAGGCAGTCCCAAGGGGAGCTCGTCGCGGCCGGCTGGCCCGTCTGGCTCACCACCGTCGCATCCGAGGCTATCgatgggtgggtgcctttgagAGCCGATGCGTACGAGAGATTGGATAAG ATTGGGCAAGGGACGTATAGCAATGTGTACCGCGCTCGTGATCTGAAGAGCAACAAGATTGTGGCGGTGAAGAAGGTTCGTTTCGACAATTTCCAAGCCGAGAGCGTGAGGTTCATGGCTCGCGAGATCATGATTTTACGCATGCTGGATCACCCGAACGTGATGAAGCTGGAGGGGATTATTACTTCCAGATTGTCATCTACGATTTACCTAGTGTTCGAGTACATGGAGCACGATCTCGCGGGCCTCTTGTCGTGTCCGGACATCACTTTCTCAGAGTCACAGGTGAAATGCCTGATGCGGCAGGTTTTGAGCGGGCTGGATCACTGCCATTCCCGGGGAATTATGCATCGGGACATCAAGTCATCCAATATATTGGTCAATAATCAAGGAGTGTTGAAGATTGCTGACTTTGGGCTTGCTTATTTCACCAGGCCTAAGACCCGGGAACCACTAACCAACCGCGTTGTCACTCTCTGGTACCGTCCCCCCGAGCTGCTCCTAGGCTCCACCAACTATGGAGGCGAGGTCGATCTCTGGAGTGTGGGTTGTGTCTTCGCTGAGCTATTCATGGGAAGGCCTATTCTCAAGGGCAGAACCGAG GTGGAGCAACTGCACAAGATCTTCAGGCTATGCGGGACACCACCGGAGGAGTACTGGAGAACATCCCGGCTGCCCTTAGCAAGTATGTTCAAGCCACAGAATCCATACGACAGCATGCTGAGAGAGAGGTGCAGCGAGCTTCCCAAAGGCGCCGTGGATCTCATAGAGTCACTGCTAGCCATACAGCCGGCCAAGCGCGGGACGGCTGCTTCTGCTCTCGACTCTGAG TATTTCAAGATGAGGCCGTACCCGTGTGATCCGTCGAGCATGCCCAAATTCCCCCCGAACAAAGAGATGGATGCTAAAGCCAGAGAAGACGAGAGAAG gATGAAAGGACTTTCATCAAGCTCAAGGAGACTGCGAAAGGAATCTAGTGACTTGTGCAGAGCG GTCGGGCGTAGGAACAATAATAACAAGCAGTCCTTGGACACGAAATCGGACGTCTCAGCAGCGTCCATCAGCACACAGGACTCAATCACCAGCACTAAATCTGTGCCCGTAGCCATTGCTCAACGCAGCATATCCCAGAAATCGCTTGAACCTTCGCCCCTCGTATCCGCTAGGTCTCAACTAAGACTGCACCGCCCCGGAGGATCCTTCGACTCGGCTGAAATATCTGATATGCCCCAATTTTCCGAG AATGATCAACCACGTCTTTCACTTCGTAGATCGCGTTTCCACAAGGATTAA